The genome window CAGCGCACTGTATTGCAGCGCACTGTATTGCAGCGCACTGTATTGCAGCGCACTGTATTGCAGCGCACTGTATTGCAGCGCACTGTATTGCAGCGCACTGTATTGCAGCGCACTGTATTGCAGCGCACTGTATTGCAGCGCACTGTATTGCAGCGCACTGTATTGCAGCGCACTGTATTGCAGCGCACTGTATTGCAGCGCACTGTATTGCAGCGCACTGTATTGCAGCGCACTTCGTAAATTGTTCGGTAATAGACACACCCagtgtctctttttcttttaagatttaacctttagatgcgtcagttctaaatatttccgtttccacagcgcaagttatttttccgaaacggtagctagccaTATTAATTATGCATCATAATAATTGCATATTAAATCGCAATTGCAAATTAATCGCATTTATCTTATTTGccgaaatcgttcagccctactcaattgattaaattgctatggtgttaaactcagcaggaagaggaactacttcctccccctgagcctagggtCTCCACCTCAAGGCCAAGTCAAGACATGGggtaagcaatgaaccttgaaacacagtcaaatggacaccttcaactttctccaagtgtgccttgcaaagggacaatgttctttatttgtttcatgTTGGAGCAGAAAAAATTGAGGGCTCTCTACAAAAGGACCCTGGAGCTTGATTTTGAGCATAAGAGGCTGTTAATAAAGAAAACAAGGCTGGAGATAGAGAAACTTCAATATGAGAAGGTAGTACATGACTGAATGTATGAATGAACTACAATAAACTTACAATTACACTGACAttctttttctgtgttcctaggaaaGGGAGAACGCATGAGGAGGATGTATTTTCTTTTCtatgttttggtctttttatacctttttgtggcttgTCCCAAAGATTTCTTTTGTGCCTTAGTCTTTTGAGGGGGTTTTCAACATTTGTTTCTTTCAATGTTctatttattgtttttgaaaattgaaatgtgaaaacatccaaattcaattaagtagtgaaattatcatttatttaacttgtgaataGCATTGCACGGTACCATACACgttctttttgtttttaaatgttttggttgaaggaAACCCAAATAtctgatatggaaatgattagaaaatgggtcaaagcaacccaaggacaaacagaaggggttaaggggagacaccccagtgaaaCCTCTccagttgataactaatattaggtcaaatattgttttcaataCTAGTATGTTTCAATGAGCAAATGATGCAATAAGTTAAGTAAATATTATAAaatttgcatacatttccagaatGGAAATCAGAACATTGGATGCAGACAGAATGcaaatccttgtttcattttgtcaacatgTTAGAGTCCAAAGTTTCTACCGAAGGCACTTTGGATATCTTTCATCACTCCATAATCAGAATACGGTGGCAACAGCcattaaatacatttatatttagtcatttagcagacgctcttatccagagtgacttaaaatacagggacattcccccaggacaagtatggtgaagtgccttgtccaaggacacaaataaaatatatatagctCAAATGCTATGGAACCAAAATAGCCCAAGTAAAAAGTAAAGAATGtctctaaatgactaaatgtaaagaatAATGGCTTAGCCTGTGTTCCCTTAAACAAAAAACTGCTGCGTTATAGCGTCTCTCACGGCCCTGCCAGTAGGGTAGTCAAGGGTGATGGTGTCTACCACATCTGGGGGTTGCTGGCTGACAGGTGGGGCTCTCTCCTTTCTTATGGAGGCCACATTGTGGAGCACGACACAGGCTGTCACGACTTGACAAGCCCGGTCTGGGGTCACTCGGAGGCCACGCAGGCAGTTAAAGTGTGCCTTGATGATGCCAACGGTCATCTCTATCTTGACCCTTGTTCTGTTCAGGGCCACATTAAAAGCAGTCTGTGGCCGTGTGTTGGGGTCAGGATAGGGGGTCATCAAACAGGGCTGGCAGGCGTACCCTCGGTCCCCTACCAGCAATCCACTGAAGAGCCCTGAAGAAAATTAATATTAGCATAATCAGTATaacaaaatgcaatacaaaatgttacTTACAATTGCCATACCTTGCTCTAGTCTGTGGCACAGTGCAGACTCTCTAAAGATCCGGGAGTCATGAACTGACCCAGGCCACTTTGCCTCAACACTGGTAACCAAGCATTGATGGTCACAAGTCATCTGCAAAATAATCTTGTGTTAAAATCCATCCACATAACAGCATTAACGTGAGGGATACATCAATGTGCATTAGAAGGACTCCTTTACCAGTATGACCAAAGATGTGTAGCTTTTAAGCTTTACATGAACATTGATGCTGTGGAATGACCTGCGATTAATGTAATCGACTTCATTCTCCCCCAGCGATGCAGAAATATAGGTGCAATCGATGGCACCAATCACCCTCGGGAAGCCTAAGGAGTATGATGAATTTCATATGCAACTGTGAACATCATGGGGCCTAGATTATTTATAGAAGAAGTTAAAATGTATGTGAATATTTACCTGCTATTTCATAAAATCCCTCTTTAATTGCCTTCATGGGCAGGTGCCCTGGGAACACAACAAATGTGTTCAAGAGATGTGTTAAAGCAAGCACCACCTTGCGAATTGCGCagcagaccgtgttcttgctcaggttctccgcaTCACCCATACTGTACATGAAAGTTCCCGTAGCAAAATAACGCAACGCTACGCAtacagtctgtgggactgtgagcgcactgctatgatgtgtcgcattggcaacatacggctcaagaagctggcaaagataaGTCATTCCCTCAGCTGAGAATCgatatctttcataaagatgGTCATCATGGAATGCCAACgggttttgtcggtctctaaaagttctggctcttctgagctCACCTCTCACTttccgcgcaccaagctccacgGGGTCTTCTACGAACGGTAACGCCATTATCCtctcaagaatgagttagtgggcaatgagttagtgggcggggtttttataccggttgatctctgatctccaacttaacctgctcccgaccaggttagccgttcagcctgtgttaccatggcgatataccccggtaacaagtgatccaccgtcatagtacagaaaaccctgggttgaacctgaagttacctcgctaacgccaaatcttgattcgtagtacaggtcccaggggcctcatgtataaaagattgcgcagctttcataccagaagatggctgTGGCCAAAACTtaaaaagtacctacgcacagaaatattcacatgcatAAAACCGGTATACGCCAGGTTCTGTGCAGATggcctataaatgcgctcctgagttcatttctttgtctgaattaaaatggctaAACACGAAACAACACGAAAAATCACAGACTGTTTGATCAAGGTtctaacaacagaggtggaggcgagaacaTTTCtcctgtttgtcggcctgtcatcaggtattagcaacATAAGAAAGTCGGctgagtggaaaactgtcactattcgCACCCttttttttaacctgtagcactttgagagctgaatataaagtgcattataaatacaactagagagggtacaatttctggggaaattgtagggtgtgcttgcttgcgtcggttgcacaggggtccgtttttgaatgatttttttttttttgctgctcatttacaactgaaaatacgagtgaagtgtagaatgaaatagatgtcttctcatttcccctgcaagaggcagcctcatcgttgaatcaaaacgaataaatttggcagaccggtgtaaaaattgacctaatctctatgacttaaacgtcattttaagtgtttcccttctcatgatattttcaggcatttagcctactcattgcattcattcattaataaagaaccccctttgaagattattctacgacgttacccggcagtagaagatggaatcgcgattcaaacagtaccatctgctaactgaaaatatgccccccaaaacgtaaataagcttgacatttatttagtggaaaatcgctcattcataaaaagctcactggtagcgatcattgtcagtaacaacgcaaaatgcgatatagccctgtgtggagaagctgccccggtaaattgtactactacggtacagtactagactactgctgtgttcgtcttggtagctattgcgttggttgaattggatttaacgttccgttgtacggtttaagctgaaattaattattttcatgaacagattgacaacgtttaggctgtggcgatgaagttcaggttagtagttagatagacttttgatttaagtaaggggagtgccgaacatgttctgtcaccgtttgacttcctaaacagctgtgtagatgtttttgtagtgtctcgcgtaagctacagcagtgagcaacactggtttgaaaccacaggtaatgataatttcacccacaaatcgtttactagtaatgtaatgtcataataaatcctaaaacgaaaatgtatttgtgaggaatgtttattttaaagattgaaaacagatgcatcatagaccactgtagtatgtgttgcccgggcaacagaggctaatgtcatgatgctaatgcttcagtgaaatagtagactaccgtttccaaaagtagatgtgggtctacttccttaataatatcagctaatattgtacattacatttcataattgtgtttcacatcacaaagtaaaatgagtaaatagttatcaccctggcctctttgcttgtggcgtttctgcagctgccttgcagtaaagctatagttagcctagctatcccccaagttaacagacgtgaaacgaatgttctgctacaggtagtcacgcgtgttttcgtgacgttagtgacgttagtaacgtcagtgactgtggctagcaaattagccaccgttagcttcacttttcaccacaaaaacgcaatttctacttaaaccatgcaacggaacgtaaataaaaatacaaccaacgcaatcgctaccaagacgaaccttttgacacggccgttgtgtatgtagtccaaatattgactgatccttaggggagcgaaaataaagaataataaaaataaataaatatatgtgagagaacaaaggttgtgcccttgacgaaggcaaagcacacccaatactaatatatatgtgagagaacaaaggttgtgcccttgccgaaggcaaagcacacccaataatatatatgtgagagaacaaaggttgtgcccttgccgaaggccaagcacacccaataattatATTGTACTATTGGACCATTGATTGACAGTTTCAGTGTGAAGGATTTCTGTTTCTTCCTCCtgcccagagccatagaaaaatatATGGCTCTGCTCCTGCCTATGTTTGATGATGTCACAATGGGGGTCCACGATGACATCATCATAGCAGATAGCTTGGGTTACAGTTGAATGTTTGTGCATGACTTTTATAGATTTCTACCGCGATCTGTACTGACACATTTACAAGCAGAAGACTGCTATCCTGAATCTGTAAGTACCTTTTTCATGTGCTCTTGTTATTTATGCCACAGATATTTAGGAGTTGTGCTCAAAAATCGATTCATTGTTGATTCGATATTTAAAATAAGTTCCACAAGTGGAAATCATCCTTCGGTAAGTGTCTTAGTTTTTGTAATTTGCGTTACTCTACTGATTCGAAGGAGCGATAGGCCTTCTTGTCAGACAACTTTTCTGATAATAATTCAGCAACGTTTCAACTTTTCCGTTATCTGCTTTAAAGGGTTGCTTTGGTTTTAGATTATTGCTAATTAGGCCGAGCCTTTTTTTTATCAAGCTTTAGGTGACAATTAACCAGAAAATTATGCATGTCGGCAATATATTGTAGAAAATTACTATTTACACAGTTATTTTGCTTTAGAGAATATTGTGCTGTTTATTACTACCAACTCACACCCTGAAAAGCCCAAGTAAAAATGAAAGACCTTTTCAGAAGTCCAGTGTAAAAAAGTTTCAGTTAATTTTTGGGGCACTTCAGGACATGCCGTAAACCAGATACATGCGCCGTGTTTTAGCCATGAAATATTTTATGTTAGAAAAACATCGGAGAATGAAATGTCCAGCGGGCGAGTCAGAATTTTGTCACAATGTAGCTATGATGTCACAAAGCAATGGTCATTTCTAATGTGTCATATCTGTTGGTCATAATGAGTAAAATAACTATAAAAGTCTATGTCAACACTGCAGTCACTTTCTTTTCCAACAGAACAGAGAACATGAGCGGATTTCCAGAAAAGAAGCGgatggagaagaaaaagaaagaacggaCACCAGCGGTAAAAAGTGGGCCACAGATACTGGCAGAACAGAGATGGGCCCGGAAGATGCAGGCAGCACAGAAGGATGCTGAAACGAGGCTTATAATTAAAAGGTGGGTCGACCTAAAAAATACCTTACAGAAGCCACGTGAAAAGAGGCTGGCAGAGCTtagggaggcagagaaaaggCTGGCAGAAGACAGTCGGGACatgcagaggcaggagaggtggagagagtggaggcagaAGGAGCGAGAGCTGtgggaggcagagcagagacagaaagagcaggAGCTCAACTCTAAGACAAAACGTGAAATTCTACAGGAGACCaagacacctcacacacaggtgcTTAAGTCTCCTACCATCTTGGAGGAGTTGAAGATACTGGATGAACTGCTTGAGGAGGTAAGACTATATGCCAACATGTCATTTGTTTTTTCTTCAGAAAAGTGTCCTTTGTGTTGGGTTTTCCATTACAGTGCTAACAATTTCCTTGTCTCCAACACAGACAGCAGATATCAAACTGCCATCAATGTCCCCCGTCCATCAGCCAGTCTCcccaacccccacacccctcccactgAGTAAAGATAGAGCATACTTGGGCCTCACCACCACCAAACCCCTGGAAGCTCAGGTCAGGCAGCCCCACGGGGTCAAGCATCCCACCTGCACACCTCTTCCTGAGAACACTCAAATCTACACCCACCCCTTGGCCAACCAGGAGGAAGGATTAGAGAGTGGACTGGCAAAGATGCAAGTACACGAGGCATCTGTTGCGGAGAGTTCCAACAGTGACATGATGAAAATTGAGAATGAGATAAAGACTGAGGAGGGTAAAGCAgcaaagaaaaagagggagttCATAGAAAAGCAGAAGAAAGCAGAAAAGCTGGCgcaggagaagatggagaagaaacAGAGGAAGCAGCTGGAGCAGGCAGAAAAAAGAAACATGGAGATTGAAACAAAGCTGGAGAATGAGAGACGCAAAATGAAAGCTCTAGAAAGGAAAGAGATGCAAAGGTTAGCAGAACAGCAAAGAAAGGaaatgaagaagaaagaaaaggaagagaaaaaggcaGATAAAGGACAATTGGAAATGGGGTCTTTGCCAAAACGTGGCTTCTTTGAGAAGATAAAGAGGGCCTTTCATTTCCACTGATAAGAGAGGCTTTCCATGTACTGTAACACCAACCTTGACAAACATCAGGGACTGCCCTCTTTTCTGTCATCACCATGTAAGCAAGTGTTTTTGTGCTGCTGACCCTTCCAAACAAGAAAAGTTAAATACCTTTGCTCAGTCATTTGGATCACTGGCACACTCACCAACTTTAAATCAACAAGATCCTTGAGGAACATTTGGAGGTTCTTCAATTTGAAACTGTGGAGGAACCTCTTATGGTGCTTTGAggaaccttcaagaaaaggttcTTCATAAGGTCACTTGAAGAACCTTTTGAAGCTCTGTGAAGAACCTTTATAGAAGTTTTGTAGTAtagtagtagtaatagtagtaATAGTATTAGTAGTGgtattattagtagtagtagtaatagtagtagtagtattagttgtagtagtagtagtagtaatcgtagtagtagtagtagtagtagtagtaacaataaaaacaataataatggTGAAACAGCAGTTTTCAAgcatgtttttatttacatatcAGACTTTTGAAAGGTATACAACAATAATGATTCTGGGTTGATCATTTCTAatttgcaaaaataaataaatagaaatcTCAATTAATACAAAATATTACATTATACATTTAGAGCAAGACATTTGCCATTTTAATTACCCCTATTGGTACTTCATTTGACTTGATACCAACCATGCACTGCATAAAAATTAGTCTTCTTTACATTCTCTGCATATTTAACTTCAAAGATGAAACAGATCCCCAGTAGGGCACCAACTCCCATTGAGATGTCCTCTACCTTCGCAATGTCCTTTCCATCCATGTGAAGACAAATTTCACATTCAGCACTGAAAGGGTTCCCACTCACGAGCAGCACAGGAGGAGCCTTTGCCATCTATGAAAAGCCAACAACAAATACAATATCTTACattaatacattacatttacaatgtGGTTTTCAAGCACTGATTGGAAAATTATCTGAACATAAATTATATTATTCACCCAATTATTTGCAATAAAAAATACATCTCTTATACTATGTGAAATAATGTATTTGCAAGACTTTTAAGCAAAAGAAAATCCCACAAAATCCACCAGGCATGATGGGAGTGGGATGTATTTCTGTACTCAGCCTATCAATATGAACCACACCAAAGGAGTAATACACTCCAGATTtcaattaaaacaaacaaaacacgacAGGCATACAAGAGCCCTATACCTATTAATGACTGAATGACTGGTGATGCTCTTACCTTGTCAATTACATAGAGCCTGTCTGGATTTTCATGGAACAGGTAGGGGAGCAGGAGTATTGCAGCATAGACAATGTGTCctaaaaggaaaaaacacaactTAATCAGTTTTATAGCAATTATGGCATAATATATTTGAAGAACATCAAATAACGTTATAAATACCTTTGTGTGTCTCCTCAAACTCCTGACTGAGTGCTCTCTGATACTGGAGAAGAATCTCCTTGCCAAGGCTCCTCCATTTGGACTCAGCAACAATTTTGTCTGCTACTTTCCCAAAGCCTTCCAGCAACCTCTTATCCACATCCATTTTATAGATGTGCTCAATTTAATCGAAAATCTAAAAGAGTATTTATATACattaaaaaatgtgtttggaaGAGAAATCTTATTACAAATTGTACATTAACTCCATGCAGGGTTTGAACTCACAATGCTTATATGCTGTAAAGCTGGGAACTCCTGAAGAATGTCACTTGTGGAGTGGCTTTGAATGAAGCGGACTCTCTCAGCAAAGGTCCTCTTCATTTTCTCCTTCAGGATGTCCAGGTTTGGATGGGCTTTTTTGCAGTCCTCTTTCATTCTCGAGACATGCTTCTCAACACTATAGCTGTCTTCAGTTCCCTGTAAAATATATTAGACATACCGGTATTTAATATAGAGGAAAAGGTAGGATTTGTTTCAAACCAAAAGGTGATTATACATAATTAGAAACTTTACATTGGAGTTGAAAGAAATAACATCATGGCCAAGAGCATCTCCATCCTTGCCAGCAGGTGTCGAGACAGAAAACATTTGATCATTAAATTAGCTAAACAAGGGATGTCAATAATGACCTGATTCACCATCAATAAGAATTTTGACCGATTAATACTACTATTAGCTGTTTTTATACatttctaacacacactaaccactGCGAATTAGCTACTTTTTATCGGAGCTGGTCGACCAGCTCGGCTTCACTAACCGATACAACATAACGTTAGCTTCTCTCAGAGGCTGACTCAACTGCCCGAATTGATAGCCTACAAAATAGATAAAACATTCACAAAAGTATTCACCGCCCAGCTCTCACGTTAGCATACTTATGTATTGATTAAATAGGCCTAGTAATGTTTTCAGACGGAATTAAAACCAAACTCAACTTCAACAATATGAAGTTGTACGTCTTTAGCTAATATATTGTTATGCACTCACCTTTGTTTCCAACTGATGAGGGAGCGCTGCTCTTCTCAGAGATTCATGCGCGCGGAGAGTAGGGCCTATACGAGGAACTTCATGTAAAAAAACAGCTTTCCTTgcttatttttcttttcttagcATTCGTTCTAGTGCTCCAGTGTTTAATAGCTATTTATCAGTTTCTATACTCATCGGAGAATGGCCATTTGTAGGCCACAAGCATCTGTTTCTTGAAAAGAGAATTttttatgtaggcctatacGGAATCTCACTTGTTCCACTTATGATTAATTGAAACATAAAGAAGCACACAATCCACAAAAATAACAAATGATAGTACAAAAATCAATCAGCCTTTATTATATTTTATAGACATGGGAGAAAGcctttagcctggtcctaaccagaatCTCGTACATTGCCTTTGTACATAGAGTCTGGGCTcgatccattgacaagcgttaaagatcctgtaaagtggaattgaaaacgagttttaagttcaccacaccacagaagaatgtgttatacccatccaaattcaaataaaaaaaaacagacaagtatgttaaattaggctttgaaattgtgagaaaatcatcagtcttctcttctcacacgcccccccccttgagactggagggggggggggggggggcgtgtcgcctgaaggagttgaagctctgccccctcgctggaaggcgccgcctctctcaagtagacctacctacgacccagataatggacgctacgtcaagccgaacaaaacagtatagaattagaatgtatttgttcaatgagtgaaacagatacatataaatgaagcttgttcccctgagctgtaacacaggagtaaaaatggacaccagaaacagcagacagtgagctctccaactacttctagcacattagataggcttaccatttcaccaaaataccatcattctacaccgagtatcCTAATATTAAGTTgcagtttgcactaactcataacagagatacctctggaaaagttattgagtataattataacaagcacacagaactgagtgatgaactgctggcggcggtggatggtacggcggaggaggaacggccgggagggcgatgctcgatACGGCTCCGCgttgcaagagaagccgtgtgtcgtgaatcccgtctgtctctggtctatgttaaaactatccgccgtgaaatggtcactgcagaggcggctgttggagtttatccgaagctttcaatcagcgtggctcttcacaaaatcaatccacctatttttcctttcctcatcaatatggaaattaaatagcgttgcagtgcagctgaagttcttgcatcccgggaagatgcagttgcgggtggagggagacatcctgaatcTATCTAGCCAGCTGGTAGGCTACAATaccagtacagcaggaggagccattcagtgatctgacgtagatcggtcaaaGTGAAGTAGATCGGTCATTTTTTGTCTCTGCGTGAtctgaaaatggaagagaaactggtctacggtctaactccacatttcagtgcgacaaagttttcgcgctttgcacatgctttcaggaactcatttcacacgtatataatgtactgagaagcaaatcatagaatttgctttacaggatctttaacttccttgaaggcgggtactctgttgaagttacTATTTgacctgcccagagccactctggatctggcataaccaattgctagcgttcgccttagccaactccttcaccactaacggagctagctggaaaaaaaaaaaataatacgaaATCCGTCGGGATCAAACATTGTTCTTgatccggctttaacttctggatattcggcagcgttgccacaacggaccgaatggcttcgctcgcatctttctccgccgccattacggaactacaacacaaactagcgcacaacatcatcatcattgttctcagccactccctctgttagctgattggacaggtagaaaattaaccggagacatctgacttacttacctcatgcccagacctagtacagaagctaaatcaaaattgagcggaagtacgtaggagggcagagccaggctagaccTACATGTCAATCAACTATTATGAGCAACATTGAACAACATCACaataagcaggcttctgtag of Osmerus mordax isolate fOsmMor3 chromosome 4, fOsmMor3.pri, whole genome shotgun sequence contains these proteins:
- the LOC136941699 gene encoding putative nuclease HARBI1, with protein sequence MALPFVEDPVELGARKVRGELRRARTFRDRQNPLAFHDDHLYERYRFSAEGMTYLCQLLEPYVANATHHSSALTVPQTVCVALRYFATGTFMYSMGDAENLSKNTVCCAIRKVVLALTHLLNTFVVFPGHLPMKAIKEGFYEIAGFPRVIGAIDCTYISASLGENEVDYINRRSFHSINVHMTCDHQCLVTSVEAKWPGSVHDSRIFRESALCHRLEQGLFSGLLVGDRGYACQPCLMTPYPDPNTRPQTAFNVALNRTRVKIEMTVGIIKAHFNCLRGLRVTPDRACQVVTACVVLHNVASIRKERAPPVSQQPPDVVDTITLDYPTGRAVRDAITQQFFV